One Gordonia zhaorongruii DNA segment encodes these proteins:
- a CDS encoding acyltransferase: MTTMWNASYRSRLRAGGRRDPDQARFLTLDSLRWIKRNRAWTPWYLVRYYRLARFRIANPHIVLRGMVFLGRNVEIHATPELARMEIGRWVHVGDGNSIRCHEGSLRIGDKTVFGCNNVVNAYLDIEIGGSTLLADWCYICDFDHVTDHIGIPIKDQGIVKGPVRVGADTWIAAKVTVLRDTTVGRGCVLGAHAVVKGVIDDYSIAVGAPARVVKNRKAAWEAGAAQRAEIERALADIERKKAESDHLGD; the protein is encoded by the coding sequence ATGACCACCATGTGGAACGCGTCGTACCGCTCTCGCTTGCGGGCGGGTGGGCGTCGCGACCCCGACCAGGCGCGCTTCCTCACGCTCGACTCGCTTCGCTGGATCAAGCGCAACCGTGCGTGGACGCCCTGGTACCTGGTGCGCTACTACCGGCTCGCCCGGTTTCGGATCGCCAACCCGCACATCGTGTTGCGGGGGATGGTGTTCCTCGGCAGAAACGTCGAGATCCATGCGACGCCCGAACTGGCTCGGATGGAGATCGGCCGCTGGGTGCACGTCGGCGACGGCAATTCGATCCGCTGTCACGAGGGCAGCCTGCGTATCGGCGACAAGACGGTGTTCGGGTGCAACAACGTCGTCAACGCCTACCTCGACATCGAGATCGGCGGTTCGACGCTCCTCGCGGACTGGTGCTACATCTGCGACTTCGACCACGTCACCGACCACATCGGCATCCCGATCAAGGACCAGGGCATCGTCAAGGGGCCAGTGCGGGTCGGCGCGGACACCTGGATCGCGGCCAAGGTCACCGTACTGCGCGACACGACCGTCGGACGCGGCTGCGTTCTTGGAGCGCATGCAGTGGTCAAGGGAGTGATCGACGACTACTCCATCGCCGTGGGCGCTCCCGCCCGAGTGGTGAAGAACCGCAAGGCAGCCTGGGAGGCGGGCGCGGCGCAACGCGCCGAGATCGAGCGCGCCCTCGCGGACATCGAGCGCAAGAAGGCCGAGTCCGACCACCTCGGTGATTGA
- a CDS encoding PQQ-binding-like beta-propeller repeat protein has translation MTRAVRSRRSSRLAFAVVATVLALVGTACSDGHIDVRASPSAGWSSFGGDGANSNYSPAQVPSDLTLSWSREIGDREFSPLAITGNGDVAGTSRTANGCNFTVLDSRAGRKNTCTRLGEGSSLNTPFYDQLSQPYIGEAGMFFALTGGGAIRWRMPTIGLPLSAKSAAPGRILVTTTQGQVLLLNAQTGDMTAPEVRLRPDPDLGDPMAGVSECAGGGAQCAISAPPAVDSQRKRFFLNFFPGGAKTSQVKAMNIVEENGQEQVKSLWTADVGGGVMGPPTLSADGQTVYSFGRDGKLYALDADDGAVRWSYDLGGYGFATLTVSPDGIIVPAGELGGPLVILRDTGSKVDEVARRDDVQMAGVGALNASGTVWAVVRDEGRKLALTEFDAADGSTKTSVPMPGATGFSTGVAVSATGQLAVGTTGGSAYYFNVES, from the coding sequence ATGACCAGGGCAGTCCGCAGCCGCCGCAGCTCACGACTGGCCTTCGCCGTGGTCGCAACGGTCCTCGCGCTCGTCGGTACCGCATGTTCGGACGGACACATCGACGTTCGCGCCTCGCCCTCCGCCGGGTGGTCGTCGTTCGGCGGCGACGGCGCGAACTCCAACTACTCGCCCGCACAGGTGCCCTCGGACCTGACGCTCTCCTGGTCCCGCGAGATCGGCGACCGTGAGTTCTCACCCCTGGCCATCACCGGAAACGGCGACGTCGCCGGAACCTCGCGTACGGCGAACGGCTGCAATTTCACTGTTCTCGACAGCCGCGCCGGCCGGAAGAACACCTGCACCAGACTCGGTGAGGGATCCTCGCTGAACACCCCGTTCTACGACCAGTTGTCGCAGCCGTACATCGGCGAGGCAGGCATGTTCTTCGCTCTCACCGGCGGCGGCGCGATCCGCTGGCGGATGCCGACGATCGGTCTGCCGCTGTCCGCCAAGTCGGCCGCCCCCGGCCGCATCCTGGTCACCACGACGCAGGGTCAGGTCCTCCTGCTCAATGCGCAGACCGGCGACATGACTGCACCGGAGGTCCGGCTCCGGCCGGATCCCGACCTCGGCGACCCGATGGCCGGTGTCTCCGAATGCGCTGGCGGCGGCGCGCAGTGCGCGATCTCCGCTCCGCCCGCCGTCGATTCGCAGAGAAAGCGATTCTTCCTCAACTTCTTCCCCGGCGGAGCGAAGACGTCGCAGGTGAAGGCCATGAACATCGTCGAGGAGAACGGTCAGGAGCAGGTCAAGAGCTTGTGGACGGCCGATGTCGGCGGCGGAGTGATGGGCCCGCCCACACTCTCGGCCGACGGACAGACCGTGTACTCGTTCGGTCGCGACGGGAAGCTGTACGCCCTCGACGCCGACGACGGTGCCGTCCGCTGGTCGTACGACCTCGGGGGTTACGGATTCGCCACCCTGACCGTGTCGCCTGACGGGATCATCGTCCCCGCAGGCGAACTCGGCGGGCCGCTGGTCATCCTGCGCGACACCGGGTCGAAGGTCGACGAGGTCGCTCGCCGCGACGACGTGCAGATGGCCGGAGTCGGAGCCCTGAACGCATCCGGAACCGTGTGGGCCGTGGTCCGCGATGAAGGCCGCAAGCTCGCGCTCACCGAGTTCGACGCAGCGGACGGCTCGACGAAGACCTCCGTCCCGATGCCTGGAGCGACCGGATTCAGCACCGGCGTCGCGGTCTCCGCGACGGGCCAACTGGCGGTCGGCACCACCGGTGGCTCCGCGTACTACTTCAACGTCGAGTCCTGA
- a CDS encoding class I SAM-dependent methyltransferase, with protein sequence MTTLDNNTDTESADPAPNPHATAEQVQAALEDTKLAQVLYHDWEAETYDEKWSISFDERCIEYARGRIDAIIPDVDLPFGRAMELGCGTGFFLLNLMQSGVADKGSVTDLSPGMVKVALRNAEGLGLDVDGRVADAEHIPYEDNTFDLVVGHAVLHHIPDVEKSLREVLRVLKPGGRFVFAGEPSTYGDFYARWMSRATWWATTNITKLGPLKEWRRPQEELDESSRAAALEAVVDIHTFSPDDLENLASSAGAVEVRSASEELAAAMLGWPVRTVEAAVPQEKLGWNWARFAFGGWKRLTWLDEKILRKVVPPQFFYNVLITGVKPGN encoded by the coding sequence ATGACGACCCTGGACAACAACACCGACACCGAGTCCGCTGACCCGGCGCCGAACCCGCACGCCACCGCCGAACAGGTACAGGCCGCCCTGGAGGACACCAAGCTCGCGCAGGTGCTCTACCACGACTGGGAGGCGGAGACCTACGACGAGAAGTGGTCGATCTCCTTCGACGAGCGCTGCATCGAGTACGCCCGTGGTCGTATCGACGCGATCATCCCGGATGTCGATCTGCCGTTCGGCCGGGCCATGGAGCTCGGCTGCGGAACCGGATTCTTCCTGCTCAATCTCATGCAGTCGGGTGTGGCGGACAAAGGGTCGGTCACCGACCTCTCGCCGGGCATGGTGAAGGTCGCGCTGCGCAACGCGGAGGGTCTCGGCCTCGACGTCGACGGCCGGGTAGCCGATGCCGAGCACATCCCGTACGAGGACAACACCTTCGACCTGGTGGTGGGACACGCTGTGCTGCATCACATCCCGGACGTCGAGAAGTCGCTCCGCGAAGTGCTGCGGGTACTCAAGCCGGGTGGCCGATTCGTGTTCGCAGGTGAGCCGTCGACCTATGGTGACTTCTACGCACGGTGGATGAGCCGCGCCACCTGGTGGGCCACCACCAACATCACGAAGCTGGGCCCGCTCAAGGAATGGCGTCGCCCGCAGGAGGAGCTCGACGAGAGCTCACGGGCGGCTGCGCTCGAGGCCGTCGTCGACATCCACACCTTCTCACCGGACGACCTGGAGAATCTCGCCAGCAGCGCAGGCGCGGTCGAGGTGCGCTCTGCCAGTGAGGAGCTGGCCGCGGCGATGCTCGGCTGGCCGGTCCGGACCGTGGAGGCCGCAGTTCCGCAGGAGAAGCTCGGCTGGAACTGGGCGCGCTTCGCGTTCGGCGGCTGGAAGCGCTTGACCTGGCTGGACGAGAAGATCCTGCGCAAGGTGGTTCCTCCGCAGTTCTTCTACAACGTCCTGATCACCGGTGTGAAGCCCGGCAACTGA
- a CDS encoding enoyl-CoA hydratase/isomerase family protein: MAEFVTLETSPDHPGVGTILLNRPPMNALNRQVQAELQAAAAEATSRDDIKAVVVYGGPKVLAAGADIKEMNAMSAADMAKIAGKLQDGLGALASIPKPTVAAVTGYALGGGLEVALGADRRIAGDNAKLGVPEVLLGVIPGGGGTQRLARLIGPSRAKDMVFTGRFVGAEEALEIGLVDEVVAPDDVYDAALKWAGQFANGASAAIAAAKAAIDAGLDTDLTTGLKIEAQQFAALFATDDRKIGMESFVENGPGKAKFTGK; encoded by the coding sequence ATGGCTGAGTTTGTGACTTTGGAGACATCGCCGGATCACCCCGGTGTCGGAACGATCCTCCTGAACCGTCCCCCGATGAACGCACTGAACCGGCAGGTCCAGGCGGAACTCCAGGCGGCAGCAGCGGAGGCGACGTCGCGTGACGACATCAAGGCCGTCGTCGTCTACGGCGGGCCCAAGGTTCTCGCGGCCGGCGCGGACATCAAGGAGATGAACGCCATGTCGGCCGCCGACATGGCGAAGATCGCGGGCAAGCTGCAGGACGGGCTCGGCGCGCTCGCGTCGATCCCGAAGCCGACCGTGGCAGCCGTCACCGGTTACGCCCTCGGCGGCGGTCTCGAGGTCGCTCTCGGTGCGGACCGTCGCATCGCCGGCGACAACGCGAAGCTCGGTGTGCCGGAGGTACTCCTCGGCGTCATCCCCGGCGGTGGCGGAACGCAGCGACTGGCCCGACTGATCGGCCCGTCGCGCGCCAAGGACATGGTCTTCACCGGGCGCTTCGTCGGTGCCGAGGAAGCACTCGAGATCGGTCTCGTCGACGAGGTCGTGGCTCCCGACGACGTGTACGACGCCGCGCTCAAGTGGGCGGGCCAGTTCGCGAACGGCGCGTCGGCTGCGATCGCCGCGGCGAAGGCCGCCATCGACGCTGGTCTGGACACCGATCTGACGACCGGTCTCAAGATCGAGGCACAGCAGTTCGCCGCGCTGTTCGCGACCGACGATCGCAAGATCGGCATGGAGTCGTTCGTGGAGAACGGCCCCGGTAAAGCGAAGTTCACCGGAAAGTAG
- a CDS encoding DNA polymerase domain-containing protein: MGSDAVELHVPGPAGAHRTVRLSSPDRIYFPGPGHTKLDIARYYESVSEGITRALSHRPCMLHRFPKGTTEKKVHQKKLPAGAPDWVETVDVFFPRYRRTVGELCVTEAAAVLWAVQMATVEFHPWNSRRDYTIGFHPTDPTAAPVEFPDEWRIDLDPMPECDFATVRRVAEVVHEILDELGVVGYPKTSGGRGLHVYVRIAPEWGFTDVRRAAHAFGAEVVRRTAGEATVAWWRKDRDPSAVFVDFNQNARDHTMAAAYSVRATPRATVSAPITWDELPDVEPDDFTVATMPERFARLGDLHATIDDVAHRLDTLLQWADRDDADEATGAGDD, from the coding sequence ATGGGCAGCGATGCGGTCGAACTTCACGTTCCGGGGCCGGCCGGCGCGCACCGCACCGTCCGACTCTCCAGCCCCGATCGGATCTACTTCCCCGGGCCCGGTCACACCAAGCTGGACATAGCCCGGTACTACGAGTCGGTGAGCGAGGGCATCACTCGCGCGCTCTCCCACCGCCCGTGCATGCTGCACCGGTTCCCCAAGGGCACCACCGAGAAGAAGGTCCACCAGAAGAAGCTGCCGGCGGGCGCTCCGGACTGGGTCGAGACCGTCGACGTCTTCTTCCCTCGCTACCGGCGCACGGTCGGCGAGCTCTGCGTCACCGAAGCGGCCGCCGTCCTGTGGGCCGTTCAGATGGCGACCGTCGAGTTCCACCCCTGGAATTCGCGACGCGACTACACCATCGGATTCCACCCGACCGATCCAACCGCCGCGCCGGTCGAGTTCCCAGACGAGTGGCGGATCGACCTCGATCCGATGCCGGAATGCGATTTCGCCACGGTTCGCCGGGTCGCGGAAGTGGTGCACGAGATCCTCGACGAACTGGGCGTGGTCGGCTATCCGAAGACCTCCGGGGGCCGCGGACTGCACGTCTACGTCCGCATCGCACCGGAGTGGGGATTCACCGACGTCCGCCGCGCTGCCCATGCGTTCGGTGCCGAAGTGGTTCGTCGGACGGCGGGCGAGGCAACCGTCGCCTGGTGGCGCAAGGACCGGGATCCGTCGGCCGTGTTCGTCGACTTCAATCAGAACGCCCGCGACCACACGATGGCCGCTGCGTACTCGGTCCGTGCCACACCCCGCGCGACTGTGTCGGCACCGATCACCTGGGACGAGCTCCCCGACGTGGAACCCGACGACTTCACAGTCGCCACCATGCCCGAGCGCTTCGCGCGCCTCGGTGATCTGCACGCGACGATCGACGATGTCGCGCACCGACTGGACACGCTGCTGCAGTGGGCCGATCGGGACGATGCAGATGAGGCGACCGGGGCCGGAGACGACTGA
- a CDS encoding NUDIX hydrolase yields the protein MAQQSGPQASSDAPPRDASTVVLVRDSDAGIEVFLQRRVQQMAFAGGMTVFPGGGVDPRDRETEIRWEGPGVGFWADVFSTDDDSARALVCAAVRETFEECGVLLAGSADAAHPDPSSFVGVREALVSKELSFAQFLNDENLVLRADLLSPLAHWITPKNEPRRYDTRFFLASLPDGQAADGQTSEAAEAKWMTAGDALADWNSGRHFLLPPTWSQLRRITEFGTVAELIAAPHRVVPIEPVVSDGTGLSGLQFTDSASYLAQLGDGRMDTLRNA from the coding sequence ATGGCGCAGCAGTCCGGTCCGCAAGCGTCGAGCGATGCGCCGCCGCGCGATGCGTCGACGGTCGTGCTCGTCCGCGACTCCGACGCCGGCATCGAGGTGTTCCTCCAACGCCGGGTGCAGCAGATGGCGTTCGCCGGCGGAATGACGGTGTTTCCCGGCGGCGGAGTCGACCCGCGTGACCGGGAGACCGAGATCCGTTGGGAGGGGCCAGGGGTCGGTTTCTGGGCGGACGTGTTCTCCACGGATGACGATTCCGCCCGAGCGCTGGTGTGCGCCGCCGTCCGTGAGACGTTCGAGGAGTGCGGCGTTCTCCTCGCCGGCAGCGCGGATGCCGCGCATCCGGATCCGTCGTCGTTCGTCGGCGTACGGGAGGCACTCGTCTCGAAGGAGCTCTCGTTCGCGCAGTTCCTGAACGACGAGAACCTGGTGCTGCGTGCCGATCTTCTGAGTCCGCTCGCGCACTGGATCACCCCGAAGAACGAGCCGCGGCGGTACGACACGAGATTCTTCCTGGCCTCTCTGCCCGATGGGCAGGCGGCTGACGGGCAGACGAGTGAGGCAGCGGAGGCCAAGTGGATGACGGCCGGCGATGCGCTCGCCGATTGGAATTCGGGTCGGCACTTCCTGCTGCCGCCGACCTGGTCGCAGTTGCGGCGCATCACCGAGTTCGGCACCGTCGCCGAGTTGATCGCCGCCCCGCATCGGGTGGTGCCGATCGAGCCCGTCGTCAGTGACGGCACCGGACTGTCCGGACTGCAGTTCACCGACTCCGCCAGCTACCTCGCGCAACTCGGTGACGGACGGATGGACACGCTCCGCAACGCCTGA
- a CDS encoding ABC transporter ATP-binding protein: MTERLADPDLLIEFDDVSLVRSGKTLIGPVDWRVELDERWVIIGPNGAGKTSLLRMAGALDHPSTGEAFVVGERLGRTDIRELTTRIGFVSSAFASRVPADEKVADLVISAGYAVVGRWREEYGSADRAQAADTLESMGAEHLADRTFGTLSEGERKRVLIARGLMTDPELLLLDEPAAGLDLGGREELVDRLGALAADPDAPAMVLITHHVEEIPPGFTNILMLSEGGAVAQGALEDTLTSENLSATFRQNIVLTSDGDRYFARRARRAGGHRRV, translated from the coding sequence GTGACCGAACGACTCGCTGACCCCGACCTGCTCATCGAATTCGACGACGTCTCCCTGGTGCGGAGCGGCAAGACCCTCATCGGGCCGGTGGACTGGCGGGTGGAACTCGACGAGCGGTGGGTGATCATCGGGCCGAACGGGGCAGGTAAGACGTCGCTGCTCCGGATGGCGGGAGCGTTGGACCACCCTTCGACGGGCGAGGCGTTCGTCGTCGGAGAGCGTTTGGGCCGCACCGACATCCGTGAGCTGACGACGCGTATCGGATTCGTGAGCTCGGCGTTCGCGAGTCGTGTTCCGGCCGACGAGAAGGTGGCGGACCTGGTGATCTCCGCGGGGTACGCAGTGGTGGGCCGGTGGCGTGAGGAGTACGGATCGGCCGATCGGGCGCAGGCGGCCGACACGTTGGAGTCGATGGGCGCCGAGCACCTGGCCGATCGGACGTTCGGCACTCTCAGCGAAGGCGAGCGTAAGCGGGTGCTCATCGCTCGTGGCCTGATGACCGATCCCGAGCTGCTCCTCCTCGACGAGCCCGCTGCCGGTCTGGACCTCGGTGGCCGCGAGGAACTCGTCGATCGCCTCGGTGCACTCGCCGCCGACCCGGATGCCCCGGCGATGGTGCTCATCACCCACCACGTCGAGGAGATCCCGCCGGGGTTCACCAATATCCTGATGCTCTCCGAAGGCGGTGCGGTCGCGCAGGGTGCGCTGGAGGACACGCTCACCTCGGAGAACCTGTCGGCCACGTTCCGGCAGAACATCGTCCTCACGAGTGATGGCGATCGCTACTTCGCGCGCCGTGCCCGGCGGGCCGGAGGCCATCGCCGCGTCTGA
- a CDS encoding LLM class flavin-dependent oxidoreductase yields the protein MTDSHSERPDPRSAGTDAALPYSLLDLAQVGHGETVRESLRYSEELARYADDHGYRRLWYAEHHNMPAIASAAPAVLIAHMAARTSRIRLGAGGVMLPNHSPLAIAEQYGTLAELHPDRIDLGLGRAPGGDQSVFRALRRNPAASEHFPNDVVELLRYFSGTGVDGVRAVPGSGTEVPLYILGSSLFGAQLAAATGLPYAFASHFAPQALERAIEVYRRDFRPAPTGDGGESEPYLMVAATVIADDDPDRAAAELHRSKVQRIKMLFNRGRDLTDAEAEMLLDGPQGAQVNEMLRYAAVGTPDQARAQLADFAAQTNADELILAPLANDREVWMGTVAHLAPQP from the coding sequence GTGACTGACTCGCATTCGGAACGCCCCGACCCCCGCTCCGCCGGCACGGATGCCGCTCTTCCCTACTCCCTCCTCGACCTCGCGCAGGTCGGCCACGGCGAGACCGTGCGCGAATCCCTTCGCTACTCGGAGGAACTCGCCCGGTACGCGGATGATCACGGCTATCGCCGCCTCTGGTACGCGGAGCACCACAACATGCCCGCCATCGCCTCGGCTGCGCCCGCCGTGCTGATCGCGCACATGGCCGCCCGCACGTCGCGGATCAGGCTCGGCGCCGGCGGAGTGATGCTGCCCAACCACTCACCGCTGGCCATCGCCGAGCAGTACGGCACCCTCGCCGAACTCCATCCGGACCGCATCGACCTCGGTCTGGGCCGCGCGCCCGGCGGCGACCAGAGCGTGTTCCGCGCGCTGCGCCGCAACCCGGCCGCATCCGAGCATTTCCCGAACGATGTGGTCGAACTGCTCCGCTACTTCTCCGGGACCGGCGTCGACGGGGTCCGCGCGGTACCCGGCAGCGGCACGGAGGTGCCCCTGTACATCCTCGGATCGTCGCTGTTCGGTGCGCAGCTCGCGGCCGCGACCGGACTGCCCTACGCCTTCGCGTCGCACTTCGCGCCCCAGGCGCTCGAGCGGGCCATCGAGGTGTACCGACGCGACTTCCGCCCGGCCCCGACCGGCGACGGCGGCGAGAGCGAGCCGTATCTGATGGTTGCGGCGACCGTCATCGCCGACGACGACCCCGACCGCGCCGCCGCCGAACTGCACCGGTCCAAGGTGCAGCGCATCAAGATGCTGTTCAACCGGGGACGCGATCTCACGGACGCCGAGGCCGAGATGCTGCTCGACGGTCCGCAGGGCGCCCAGGTGAACGAGATGCTGCGGTACGCCGCGGTGGGCACTCCGGACCAGGCGCGGGCGCAGTTGGCTGACTTCGCGGCCCAGACGAATGCGGACGAGCTGATCCTCGCTCCGCTCGCGAACGACCGGGAGGTCTGGATGGGCACCGTGGCCCACCTCGCCCCGCAACCGTAG
- a CDS encoding aminoacyl-tRNA hydrolase, producing the protein MFGSDISTTFEDTYRRLIGYVGGGDDPGEPSDVLAMAMVLRIEKKDPPSRHGLLVAAARAAVLVCLDPRARSDGPWAGPLDEWCDARIRKIARRARASQWDAVQDLWGVTASADGCEARAFVPGRVGDVDPRIRKLQIGGTDVPGELESGEPTGERGGLCLWLNPDLEMSVGKAAAQVGHASMLGVALFTLDEAEAWYAGGCAVDVRQADQPTWQRLQESEACGTAAAVRDAGFTEVAPGSMTVIAERASITST; encoded by the coding sequence GTGTTCGGCAGCGACATCTCGACGACCTTCGAAGACACGTACCGCCGGCTGATCGGCTATGTGGGCGGCGGGGACGATCCGGGGGAGCCGTCCGACGTGCTGGCCATGGCGATGGTGCTGCGGATCGAGAAGAAGGACCCGCCCAGTCGCCACGGACTCCTGGTGGCCGCCGCTCGTGCCGCCGTGCTGGTCTGCCTCGATCCGCGGGCCCGGAGCGACGGTCCGTGGGCCGGCCCGCTCGACGAGTGGTGTGACGCCCGCATCCGGAAGATCGCGCGCAGAGCTCGCGCCTCGCAGTGGGACGCGGTCCAGGACCTGTGGGGAGTGACCGCGTCGGCGGACGGCTGCGAAGCCCGGGCGTTCGTGCCGGGTCGAGTGGGCGACGTCGACCCGCGTATCCGGAAGCTGCAGATCGGTGGCACCGATGTGCCGGGAGAGCTCGAATCCGGTGAGCCGACCGGTGAACGCGGTGGACTCTGCCTGTGGCTCAATCCGGACTTGGAGATGTCGGTCGGCAAGGCTGCGGCCCAGGTGGGGCACGCCTCGATGCTCGGCGTCGCGCTGTTCACGCTCGACGAGGCGGAGGCCTGGTACGCGGGCGGCTGCGCAGTGGACGTGCGCCAGGCCGATCAGCCGACCTGGCAGCGGCTCCAGGAGTCGGAGGCGTGCGGCACGGCCGCCGCCGTGCGCGATGCCGGATTCACCGAGGTCGCGCCGGGGTCGATGACGGTGATCGCCGAACGCGCCAGCATCACCAGCACGTAA
- the serB gene encoding phosphoserine phosphatase SerB — MENSESKRTIIITVSGNDKPGVTSSLMSALAGIEVDLLDVEQVVIHNHLTLGVLVSTSGSAAEVLDALDLPMRSRGMSVELAVDAPVNGHRPSSHAIVILGRPVSAEAFHAVASEVASSGGNIDSIRGIADYPLTGLELMVTVGESSAADTALRAGLVTVASRFPIDIAVERGGLARRAKRLIVFDVDSTLIQGEVIEMLAAQAGREAEVAAVTEAAMRGELDFSESLHQRVQALEGLDAAVIDSVAEKLELTPGARTTIRTLHRLGYHCGVVSGGFRQVIEPLAQDLNLDFVRANTLEIVDGKLTGRVTGEVVDRPGKATALRAFAREVGVPMEQTIAVGDGANDIDMLAAAGLGIAFNAKPALREVADTTLDHPFLDAVLFMLGVTRDEIEAADIEDGTLRRVQLES, encoded by the coding sequence GTGGAGAATTCGGAGTCCAAGCGCACGATCATCATCACGGTCAGCGGTAACGACAAGCCGGGCGTCACATCGTCGTTGATGAGCGCACTCGCCGGTATCGAGGTCGATCTGCTCGACGTGGAGCAGGTGGTGATCCACAATCACCTGACGCTGGGTGTGCTGGTTTCGACGTCGGGCTCGGCGGCGGAGGTGCTCGACGCGCTCGACCTGCCCATGCGGTCGCGCGGGATGTCGGTGGAGCTGGCAGTGGACGCCCCCGTCAACGGTCACCGTCCTTCGTCGCACGCCATCGTGATCCTGGGTCGTCCGGTCTCCGCCGAGGCATTCCACGCCGTGGCGTCCGAGGTCGCGAGCTCCGGCGGCAACATCGACTCGATCCGAGGAATCGCCGACTACCCGCTCACCGGGCTGGAGCTGATGGTCACGGTGGGCGAGAGCAGCGCGGCCGATACCGCCCTGCGTGCAGGTCTGGTGACGGTCGCGTCGCGATTCCCGATCGACATCGCGGTGGAGCGCGGGGGCCTGGCGCGTCGCGCGAAACGGCTCATCGTGTTCGACGTCGACTCCACGCTCATCCAGGGCGAGGTCATCGAGATGCTGGCGGCGCAGGCCGGCCGCGAGGCGGAGGTCGCCGCGGTCACGGAGGCGGCCATGCGCGGGGAGCTCGATTTCTCCGAATCGCTGCATCAGCGAGTGCAGGCGCTGGAGGGGCTCGACGCGGCGGTGATCGACAGCGTCGCCGAGAAACTCGAACTGACGCCGGGGGCACGCACGACCATCCGCACCCTGCACCGTCTCGGCTATCACTGCGGTGTGGTGTCGGGCGGTTTTCGCCAGGTGATCGAACCGCTGGCACAGGATCTGAACCTGGACTTCGTGCGCGCGAACACACTCGAGATCGTCGACGGCAAGCTCACCGGCCGAGTGACCGGCGAGGTCGTCGACCGACCGGGTAAGGCGACGGCGCTGCGGGCCTTCGCGCGGGAGGTGGGTGTTCCGATGGAGCAGACGATCGCGGTCGGTGACGGCGCCAACGACATCGACATGCTTGCGGCGGCGGGCCTGGGCATCGCGTTCAACGCCAAACCCGCGCTCCGGGAGGTGGCCGACACGACTCTGGATCACCCGTTCCTGGACGCGGTCCTCTTCATGCTCGGCGTGACCCGGGATGAGATCGAGGCAGCTGATATCGAAGACGGCACGCTGCGCCGCGTGCAGTTGGAGTCCTGA